TTTATTCACATTGTTTTTTACTAATGCTAATATCgttactgttattatttttaccttTATGCTTTTACCTTCTATTTTctctatatacatatatttaccttctacagtatatatatatatattctttttggattttttgttcatttttttctatattgaCAGGGTTaagcacagatgtgtgtttctgtgtaacATGAAGCTTTTAACTGATTTGATTCCAGCTCTCCTCTCCACATGTGATGCTAACGTTCACAGCAGCTCACTGATCAGATATCAGAACCACACTAATGTAGGTTAGAGTCCTGAAACGATGCTAAACCCGTCAGCTTCCAGCCGTTAAACTGTCCTCAGACGCTCTGACAGCAGACATTGTTTGTGATAATCTCTGCTTAATCTGCATCCGCCCAGAGCTTTTTAATACAAACAGCCGCACGATTTCATCTCCATTTGGAGCTTAATGTGTCGTTGCGTAACGGAAACGTTTCCGTCTAAAAGCAATCACTCATCTGCCGTCTTTCtctctcagacacacaaacatatgaACTATATGACCGTAATGTCTGTATAACAAACAGTCACGCTGTTATCCTGCAGATAAATGACGCCAACTTCATCCTCAATGACTTCACGTTTCACtgaggtcatttttattttattttactataaaACTCTTCATGGATGAGCACCTCCTCATGCAGCACGACTCTTTAAACCTTTTATTCCCCCACAAACTGAACCCTCAGACAATAAAATGCAGACTCTCGTTTTGCTAAACATCCCATCATCTGCTGGCAGAGCATCTTCAAGCTTTACtcctggaaaaaaaacctgaagtCCTTATTTTTCCTACAGCTTTGCTCCATTTTTCTGACTGTATCTTAAACTTAGACTCGATAAAGTGAATGGTGCGTCCTTCGCTGCAGCCTTGAACTTTGTGTCGGTGTAATAATCTGGAATGATCGGGTTTTATCACCTTCCAGCGGCTGCTCTGATTTGAAGGGCGTGTCGGCGGTGCTCAGGCTGCCGGTGGAGTTCCCCAGGAGGTCAGGGAGGGAGGACGACACCGACACCACCGAGGGTTTCCGTCTCCACTTCAACACTGACGGGAACTCGTCCACCACCGGGAACTCGTCTGGAGTCGGAAACTCGTCCTGAAGGAGGAGAAAGTGTTGGAAAGATGAAGACCCAACTGATCCATCATTTCAGCTTCATGTCAGaatggttattattattaatctaTGAATGCTTTACTAAAAATCAAAGCCAGTAATTAGAATGTTTGGGtgcttaatttttcttttttcaacaacgcagataaaaatgtaaaatacaagtCTGCAGTTAAGTTAGTAAGCTGTTAAAAAAGTACAAACATCTCATTACTTTAATGGTTTATAATCgatttataataatataaacaaAGATATTATTTAGTAAAGCAATTATATACTGCATTCATTTGATctattttatttgtctattttgttttctttaatgttgtactttctttctgtacatatttatttatttatttattactattattccctttgttttattattttaccctctattttcttttattctgcttgtttttttccttaatCTCATGTGCCATTTTTGatactttaattatttttatttgtatctattggtgtttgttatgtttatttattttgtaatttttttaccattaactctacattttttccttctgctttatttttaataattttatcattttatattttatttgaattgtattcactgtttattttatctatttatttgtattttatttattcactttaaattgatcttatttttattttcaacataAGACCCATAGGGGCCTCTATAGAGCTACACTGAAGAGAAAATGGactatttctacttttatttcttAACACGACTGGATTTAATAGAAGTGAACTCATTTAACTGGAGTCAGAGAACACCAGAGCTCTGTGAAACCTTTCTGATCAACACGAACTAACAGCGTTTTTTCCGGTGGAGGTCAGAGCGCGATCAAGGACGAACACTTTAACAGAACTTAATTATTCCTTCATACAGAAGCGTTTCTGTGGCAGcgctgcagcacaaacacaaggTGACTTCAGAGATAAGATCTGGCTCTCTGGGAATAATTCAGAGCTACAGAACGATCTGCTGATCCTCTCTGCGTGAGGAGGTGAAGCTCACTTTGATCTGTTGGGCTTTTACAGGAGGTAATGGAAGGTTTCAGACTGACCAGCGATAAGGTCGGCTCCTCCATGAACTGCTTCAAGCTCAGACTCTTCCCGTTGACCTGCAGATGAAAGCAGACCTTTATCAGACATGTTCATGAGGACGGGATGGACGTGTTATTGGTGTGTCTGACCTGTAGATGTGTGCAGATCCTACGGAGGACGTCGTAGACGCTGTCTCTGGACAGCAGAGACACGAATACATACTGAGgacataaaaagacaattcTGTTATTATTATAGTAATCAAACTCCTGAAACCAGCACATTTACATGCATACAGTTAAAAGATGCAGACTGATTCAAAACTGAACACACAGTCAGTCATTAGTGCAGCAGACTGTCAGGTGTGCACTGAGTTAGTGTTGGATTCTCAGCCCGGTCTGTCGGGGGTTAGAGGGGAAAAgctgaacaaaaaaatcaaaagaagaAATTCTCTGAATAATAACGACATTGTTCAACCTTTTTGGTGAAAGTATGACAAACTTGTGaatgtatttaaaagaaaatcttgaaaaaaagaggaaattttGTGATTGTTGAAAGTTACAGCTTACGTGTCCTTTTACGTTCGATATGCACgttatatttttataattttatttacatttttatggaaTTATACACAATTTGTACCCTGTAATGTGAAAGACTTTTAGCTGATATTCAGTGACTGTTCCTGTgaggagaaaaatgaaacaaatggcagaaaatgaagCCAGCAGCTCCGTTTATCGTCTCAGgggccgtttatacgaggaccatcctaacagaaaacgcaaaagtggcgtcctGTCGTTTCAcatttagacgagcggttttgaaggaaatctgcgtataaacggtgactctatagtgtgtggaattcgattggatatgcatgccaggcagctaggtggcgctgtgataaaactccaccatgtctacgcgcatgcgtactatctcccttttcggatctccgccgcggtaaatgttcatgaatggaatctgtacagattctgtacgtttgttggtacgactcctgtagtgtacatagagctgccagagtcgcttgaaggtacgaaggacggaaataatcacacatctttgtttacgtccttgtaccggctggcaaaccaaagcacgtatgtgacgtaatcgcgtacgtgacgtggtcagatctcagtaaagttttgcgttttgctgtttagacggaaacgtaacagcggagcgttttctacttttccactctggaggccggtttcaaatttttgcgttttcaagcccccaaaacgccgtcctcgtataaacgatagggtgttttgttgaaatattttgccgttttcacctgcaagcgtcctcgtgtaaacggccccttagaCGAGAGTTCAGGTTTAATTCATCACCCGTCTGTAAACGCAGCATCGTAGAGCATCAGCATCACTTCATGAGTTAAATTTTCACTTCAGGGATTGGGAAGCTTTAATCTGGAGCACAAAGAGGATTtcaataatcacattttttgttccGGATTCATTCTTTCATGAAATTAGAGCCGACAGGTCAGTGACGGCTTAAACGAACGTCGCCGTGACCTGGATGAACGTCACAGTGAAAAGCTCTGATGAGTGCATTTATGAGCGCTTTCTGACGCATCATGGGGTTGTTGTGTGTTATCAGCTGTGTTTCAGATTCAGATGAGCTCAGACTGACTCCAGCTGTGAACTTTAAACCTCACAGACAGTCAAACATCTGCAGTTCAGTCCTGGTTTACAGACGCATGTTATGTAATGCATGTTACACAATAATGCACATATATGAGACATCTGCCCTGGTCTGGTATGAGACATATTGTCCATATGATATGAGCGGCTTCAGCCTGCAGAAGGTCGTTGCTCAGTGGGTTGGAATCCATAATATCTGACCTTTGAGGGGATTTATTGTGCTTTGTGTGGCTATGATCGACTATTTTGTGGTGCTTTGACCGActtaaatagagaaaaaaagaggTAAGGAATGTGACCCTTTAGCATACGAAGGTATGTCAAAAAGTTTTGCATCCCTGTGCACAGAAACTCAACAATAATAAAGCAGGGAAAGCTTTAAGTTGCATCCGTCCACACAGCAGACGAATGTGGCTTTAAACTGCTGCTCCTTCCTCCCCTGTGTTAAAACTACTAAGAATATTCTGTCATATTAAAGTCCCAATCACGCCATTGATTAAACTCATTTCTACATGTCAAAGTCACACATTTAGGGCGAGCACTGACCCTAAAGGAATGCAAGGAATCATTTTTTGCCCAACAGAATCGCTTTTTTGAGGGCCGAAACACACTCACAAACTCATGAAAATGTGCACACACATTAGCCTAGCCGTgttagacccatgctctgaagacgcaagggtctaggcatgctcaatagggagggaggcgggctaaaaggttgtctatcaaatcactctgcagcaattgggtaggtatacaaccaatcagtgcaacgaataggctcctagagcgccggaaatcagaggatgtggtagttcagtgaagccttatttatacagtcaatgggtgaagctcaagtatattacagacatgttaacagaaagattattcagagtcggtgctaatggagctcaaccactgttgtcgtttttgttgtcgaccctggcagagaattaaatttgttgccgtgtgttgtctagcgcggctaggctagttgtttccggttgtttctgtcagaatcgtcgcgcctctgtcgtcacttagttacgcccgccttctgactctacacttcatggtgattggtccggccagttttaggagcatccagcctcgagccttatggagggtaactagacccaccctggcagagcattaaattcgttgccgagggttgtctagcgcggctaggctacacacacatcagaacttaGGAAAAATTTGCACATGTGGGAAAATGGCTTCATAGCAGAACGTCTACTAGAATCTACTACGGGCAGGATGTTTCACCGACGTCTACCAAATTCAGCAGACATATGTAACTGCCAACAAACGGTTTCCAATCAAGTATTACAAATGAACGTTTCATTTTCAGGCATCTAATTTGCCCAATTACTTTTGAGGCCCTCAAATGAAGGGACTGAGtttaaaaatgctttagttTCTCATATTTTGATGCAATCTTTTATTTCAACCCACTGGATTAAAGCTGAAAGTTGAACCACATCTGAACTATTTCATCTAAAATTCATTGTGGTAGTGTACAGAACTAAAATTAGAAAACGTTGTTattggaaacaacaaaaatgacttaaaatgtgctGAGACGAGCATCAAATGTGCCCCTACAGAAGCATTAAACTCCAGAAATCCAAACTGCCTTTTAATTTACAACCATTCATGAGTTAACGCTGTAGAAAAGAGCTGCTGCTAATATCTGTAATCCACATAGACGACACGTTTAACGCATCAGTTAATGCTTGACCTCATTCCACTGCGCACACAGAATAAATAATGTGACTTTCAGCTGTGTTTTGCTAAAACGCTGACATGCTGGTGTTTTGAAAGACAGAACATCGTGGGAGGTTTCTGATGAATCACAGCTTCAAATTGCTTATTTGTGCGCTCAATATTGTCATATTATTCCCTCAATTTAGCAAATTAAGCTTTCAAATGACTCAGTTTCCCTTCGTCTCTCTGCAGAAAGCTCGTCGCATACAAatgattaattcattaaaacattttcaccCTCTGGGCTAACGTGCGTTTGTGGGGTTTTTGTTCGGTGCTAATTGGCAGCTGGAGATGAATTACACATGTGCTGCTGTTGCTGATTGGCGATCAGTATTCTGGGGTTGGGAGGActaaaggacaggagaggaaaggTACAAACTGTCTTTGAAAGCTGATGAGAGGTCGGTGTGACGAGAAGTCAAGAGGTCCTGCTGAACGCTGCAGTAACGGTGGAGaacccttcacttcctgtcgCTAACAGGCTCTGCTTCTATCTATAGCTGCACGCTGTTCTTTTTCCATCACAGCCACGTCGCTGTAATCAGTGTAAGTATTTCAATTTATAGCCGCTGTGATGGGAGTGCTTACCTTCTGGCCGGTGTCGGTGGTGATAGCCAAGCCGTTGGGCACCAGGCCGGCAGTTTTGTGCTTCTTCACCAGCCGAACGGAAACCACAGGGATAGCCACCTGGAGGGACGAATAAAAGGTAAAAAGACAACATTTATGAGGAGGTATGAGAAGACAAACATGAAGACAGACACACCGTTATCATTTGACTAAACCagggggtccaacatgaggcccgtggtccaaaagtggtcctccagagggtccaatccggccctcagagtggaaaaattacagagaagacattaactgcaaaaattagtaaaactataaaaccataaatttaaaatcatttctagaccatgacaagttgtttagatcagaaagtaaaatactagattgttcttttgtcatgttgtgtttcatttttgtaatattttttcttgtttttgttgtttttttgtcttatttttgtcgttttgatcgtGCAGTAAAaccctccatggttcagttccaggtgactaaatgttgtgttcctttgtagacactctgtgatctggaagttgtaatgtggaaatgataaactgaggatgaatgttgatgaaattatacttatttttcttaataaatttcaggttgtttatgatgttttgtagaaagatgattccttaaatgtgaacattttcagactgtacttttttgcattaaaactaaggaaacattaggagttgtggttatttataggttattatgctgtggttttactggtccggtcctgGATGTGGACCCTGAACTAAGCAGACTTTGACACTCCTGGACTAATGCTGCAGAGGAGGTGGacattaaaacacaccaaaGGACAGACCATGAATCGTGTCTTATTTCAGCCAGAATGTGAAGAATGTGGTCTGAATAAGTAGCTTATTGTCACCGCGATGTCAGGAGAGGTTTGGTTTCaaggaaatgaatgaaaagctaCAATGCACAGCATCAAAGAGGAAAAATCACAATGCAGGTTAAAGGTTCAGTAAGTCTACAGACGTGTTCAAGAAAAGCTCCAACCGGCCCGTAATCCTGACTGACTCTCAGTCAAATAACGTGTCAACTTGTCCAATCAGCTTGTCAGGCTGCGACTGGGAGTCACTCAGTTCAAGTTCCTCACTCACTTTGAGTTTATTAAGCCGTCCGTCAGTCATTCCTACCTTGATGTCCTTGCCGAAGAGGTTGGCATAGAAACACAACCAGTTTCTGGAAATGTAGAGTCGGCCTTGTAGAAGAATATCTCTGAGCAGAGCGCAGGAGTACACTGAGAACAGAACAGACGAAAACGCTGGAttaagaaaaatacacaattcCAAATCCTTCTCCTGcctcttctgtgtttttatataaatattCATCTCTGAAGTTTCACATTTTAGGGTTTATTTTGATGTGCCGCAGAGGGCTTCAGAGTTTACTGTAAATCGGATGGAACTGTGCAAACAGAGGAGCTGATGCTGTGCAGGAGAAGCTCAGTGTCCTGAAATCTGAAGCTTTCTGAGTCTAACCAGGTGGCAGAACTGAAGCCAGATCAATCAAAGGTGGACACGGTGCCAAGACAGCCatttacagcaaataaaaaGCAGCAGGAGGGGGAAAAAGAACCGTGATGCATGAATTTCACATCCACTCGTTCatttaacccttaaaaactcatctctgcatATCAGAGTTGTATGTTTAGAACttttatttccatgaaaataaccCCTCTCTGGCTCAGAATGGTTTAGATATAACTCTACACTGTTTGCTGTAGATTTACAACTCACTGCAGCTCaggcacaccagctcacctacagctctgctcaaacactggaAGCTACTCTAGACGAATATTTCAATTCAAAACAAAGTCTGGAGAagaaaaatgatacagaaaagcCTGAGAGCTGACAGGATGCGTTTCACAGATGGAACCCTGGAAATCTAAATCAGTGTGTTTGAAACTTTGAAAACTTCTTTCACTCATGATTCATCTTCCAGCATGTAAAAACCAGATTTTGTTCCTATGATTGCCACCAACAGGAGCTTTAAAAACGTACAGCATGGTGCAGGTCAGAGGCACACTTTATGGAAGGACTCGtctttttctgcagaaatgGAGGAAGGTGTTGGGAGTTGATTCTAACCTGGACTTAAATTGGTAATATGATGGTCTGTTGCCACACTCTTGAATAGAGAACAGAGGGAACAGgtttgatttatattttattacataATCCAGACTACTGCATTCTGAGCTGCTCCATCATATTGACCAGACTGGCAGCACTGTTCCTGTAATGTTGATGCTTGTTTACagtgtgctgttttgtttgtacatttgtgttgtaaaaacaaaaaaatgttaaaattagggatgtccgatattaTCGgcataaaatcaatcaatcaaagttcaTTTCTATAGCTGTTTACAACAAGACATgagaataacttaaaaacaGCACAGTAGCTTCAGAGACAGCagtaaaatatacagtaaaaataaacagcaataaaacagcactaaaatatacatctaaaagaaataaaagtaatgtGTCACCGAGGTattaaaatccattttaaacAGGAAGGTACTGAGCTTTGATTTAAAAGGTCCCGGCTCAGTGATGGTGCGCATGGCGGGGGGAGCTTCAAAAGTCATATCAGTAAATATCGTTATTGTTTcttttgcctatcatgaaaacagataaaataacgCCTTAATTTTACCGGCATTAACTcatagagggagggagagtgtcAACTGTGGTTTGAGACAATgagaaaaaatggcatttttttccataactttagttgaagtagttttctttttttacagacaATATTTACACCTGAAAGCCTT
This genomic interval from Acanthochromis polyacanthus isolate Apoly-LR-REF ecotype Palm Island chromosome 2, KAUST_Apoly_ChrSc, whole genome shotgun sequence contains the following:
- the gramd2aa gene encoding GRAM domain-containing protein 2A isoform X2 — encoded protein: MTEQQEQSEETGLISTQDLEPSKDDDTHGHFRFQLIEDLSYEDVKKCYRGSTVSKYNSQYHKLFQCVPKDEILMKVYSCALLRDILLQGRLYISRNWLCFYANLFGKDIKVAIPVVSVRLVKKHKTAGLVPNGLAITTDTGQKYVFVSLLSRDSVYDVLRRICTHLQVNGKSLSLKQFMEEPTLSLDEFPTPDEFPVVDEFPSVLKWRRKPSVVSVSSSLPDLLGNSTGSLSTADTPFKSEQPLEERALQTDRGLLSEPVAELGQMEYQLLKFFTLLIILLILSSCYLAFRVCSLEQQLSFLSNPNLPLRER